One Hevea brasiliensis isolate MT/VB/25A 57/8 chromosome 6, ASM3005281v1, whole genome shotgun sequence genomic window, tttgcattattttgcattttcttttcttttctttcactactcatttcaaatttcatttctagtaatgtttattcatattttatgttatattaattatttactcaactggacaagtcggccaaaaatcacctcggaaggcgaaatgaccaaaatgccctccgtttggcttaacgggtcaaaatcgtctgtaccgattgaaaattttttctaggtattttcttggcattctaatgccatgggaacctcagtaacccttctctggagtcccaaaaattattttataatttttcccccgggtctagggctcctcgttgcaagaacttcctcctgttacccatcgcttgggcaccgctgcttttgcttggttgtattttatttctaaaatttttactaagtgtttcttattaatatttgagttaatcatggttcctgactttagtttaaatatttttctggacgttctagctgtccggaccgacaccggtcaccggaacagtaggatgtacggaatggttaccgggagggtgttacatgtactTTATACATCAGTATAATGTACTAGGGATGAGCATTCGGTTCgaactgaatcgaaccgaatcaaatcgaattaaattataaaaattgaattttaaattttaaaaaccgaaccgaactaaaATGGGTGAGAATCGAATCTAACCGAACCGTTCTatttaggttcggttcggtttaaactaatcgattttgatttttgattgttttttaatttagacttgattttcaagttatttggtcttattttgactttggtttgagcctaataaccattaatcaatgaaattaaacaattaatatatatataattaaatataattcataaattttccataaaaataaatcaattcaaaaatcaattcagttcggttcggtttaaccgatttttttctcttcaaaactgaaccaaaccgaAATAACCATAAtgtaaaatcaaaccgaaccgattgaaccgaattgactcaattcgattcgatttttcgatttgaaccgaatttCTGCTCAGCCCTACAATATACCCTCTTATTAATGTGCCATTAATAACTAACGGAATTTCCACATTCTCTTAAAGACCTAGCGTAAACTCATCACCATTGAACCCAATCCTTCCCCTTGGACACAACAAATCATCTTCCTCCCACAATCAGAGCCACATTCCCACTTCAAGCTCACAATCACGAAGACGGCTTGCTGAGGAACCACAAAAATGTTTAATCCCCTTCCTTATTTTATTACTAAAGTTGCCTCGTTTGGCTTGAAACCTTGATCGTGCATTTCATGAAAAAGCCCTAAACCTTTTTTGGGTCACATATTTCATCAAACACTTATGCAGCATCCTCTATTAACCTACAAGTTGTGTATAATTCAACAATGCCAATTTGTATGGATCATGTGTAATTTCCCTTTATgtaacatgtgtaatttattctttcAGACATGGATCATACTGGTTAAATAtggatgtttactcaattagagTTTGCTCTATATTTGCTGGGTCTTTGATACTTTAATTGTAGTACATTCTTGTTAGGCAAATCTAGTCACAAAGATGTGGAAGGCAGCTCTAATTAGTTTTTCATGGCTTATTATGGAAACCGGATGTTCATGGCTTACTGCTGTGCAGCATGTGAGGTAATTATAATAACTTTGTTTGTTTAATTACTTGGTAAATTCTTTTATGTAATTGACATTGTTCTCTTTATCCGACACTGTTTTTTCCACAGGTTCTCTATATAATCTTGTTTCTCATTGCTGAaaaagagattgaaaatttgatggaTGTAAGCCTTATAATTTGGCAAGCAACCTTTTTCCTTTGCTTGTACATAGGATTTtgcttgatttctaatattttctttctttcagGTTTTCATAAAATCTATGAAAGAGTGCTCACTTATCTCTTTCCTACTTGGCTTAAGTTTGTTTGGATGGGCAATCAAGCAAATTGTAAATATCATTCAGGTAGCAACTAATACCTTTTATCATTCTCTTGTAACGTGTGTCAACATATCTTTCAGACAATTGAAAGACTTCTTCACGTTGATAGATATTTAAATTCTTATACATATCCAAAATTTTATCTAGAAACAAAATGGAGCACATTATCCAGATCTTGGATCAAAATTTAAGTGTTTTAAACGAATTTTATAGATTTTTCTATCGACGCTTAGCCTCCGTTTGTTTTATGTTAAATAACTTACATATAAAAAatgttttctaaaaaaatatttttcgctaaaatattttctgttgtttggttgtaatgttaaattaatggtatgtatttataatatatatgtatattttcacatttcaataaaattatcaaagtcTAGAAAAAGAGGAAgccattttccttaaaaatgacttaGTTTTCCTTTTGATCCGGACAATATTTTCCATTGACTAATTTTCCTTAATATGGattataattatgtattaatttacAAGATATATTAGTACTTGTTAAAGCGCAGAGATGCTGGAATCCCTAGAATAGTTTTAACACACCCAATCTCATACTGACAACTTTGAATCCAACTTATAAGTTTTGAGTCAATTATTATGGAATTAAATGAACTTGAATCTCCTTACTGTTTAAAACCTCAAAATTGTCTCATTTTACAACCATGTAACTGAGTTCTAAGTGTATAGATTTGAAGACAAAACATTGTTTTCTGTTGTTATTAACTGGATAATTTATTCACTTGAAACAATAAGTCAGCTAATTTAATTGATCTTGATTGTTATGGAATTCTTTTGGTGATCATTCAGGTGAAGACAGCAGCAGATATTTGTGTTCTGTATGACATTGACAAGAAGGAGAAGGCTTAATGTGTTCCTCAGTTCTCAAATTTGTAGGTTTTTTAAAATATGTCAATAGGTTCAAATACTAATGATATGGAACTTATTTCAACTTGAGAAACGATATTACCTTAAGTATTTTATATCAATGATAGAGCAAGAATGCCTTTTCTGGTCATTTGGAGCCGATTATTATGTTCATCTGTGGCGACTCGTTAGAAGCCATTTCCAGCGATGTGGCTAGTATGGTCGGTCGATCAGCGGAAGGCTCTCCTAGTGTTGTGTAGAGAGTTGACCCACAGACACCTATGGATTAGAAGTGGCAGTACCTCTTCTCATCGAGAACAAatggcagaaaaaaaaaaaaagaacaaaggaGCGGAAGAGAAGAAATGAAAAAGAGtgggaaagaagaagagaattggAATTGGAATATGAGGCTGTGTTATTCCAATACTAGCCTAATTTACAATACATAATCATGCAATCATCATAACAACaataataaatctaatatttctaGTTATATAGGCTTCCTTATTATGCTTagcttttatttcttttaaaatgattttttttaatgaaaaagaattgaatttttttttattaaatatgaaaattaattaaatttttatataatttttaaataggaaataatgaatataattcCAAAATTGAGTCTTTTTCTGCATCATTTTCCTCTGATCGGAGAAAACTTAACCTCGGGTCTTGTAGTGCATAAGAATCAAGAAATAGATTCAAAGAACAAAAACAACAATTAGATTTAAAGAACAAGAAACTTAATTGAAGTGAAGAATTTCATGCTTTCCCTTGCATTCTTAGAAACatctaaatataaaaaaaattaatcacaaCGATGATTAAAAgactaactccgcctaagtagtttgtgcttagccggtcccaagcccgaataaaggaggagggttgcggtaggtgacaaccagcgtaaaaatttcgtcacaccctatgatatggattcaaatgatataaacgttggggcgtcctctactaacgacgcgctacatcggagcccgggtgtagtgataaatatgcaagggtgtagggcgttcaccgaaagcgacgcgccatgccggcgcccgggtgtggtgttaagtgagcaagggttcccacatcatggacgctGTAAGggagggggcgtgaggcgaaatatcatccattagaattatataaaatgcaccaggtaatgcccaggaaagatggtggagtcacaatggtctcacttaagtaccacctccttagacagcatttcctagacatgcacttcatacaattctaatagaatcaaaccactggtaagtaccgtcttcccataacactaccacggtactaaggatttatgccacaaaggcatagatagacaggagtcgccacccgggtaataaccgggacatattcagtgtttcttccgagggtcatggatggcaacttactccttgcagagtttccacaaccgtcattaccatagcccaatgtctaggttcgggatagtgggtatgtaAGGGGAAGATGTTAGGCACCCTTACGCTGGTCTAagctcgttaattcgagtgccagtcctctactaatgtttctagaagtcttatttattatttctttattaaattttatcctaaaaaatgcaattctaatcctacacacgcaactaattcacaaaagggttgttgtttatacacaattttcatgcacaagtaattcctatctatggggttgctaattatttaaatgatatttaccagatgactaaaattaatttattattgggaatttaatttacaaacaaattcaatttcaaataaccctatgtttctatttaacctaattaattaattttcaccaagttaccttaaggataattgaactaagttaattatgtacatgtgtaatttattctaatatcacataagtcccaaacaatcacaacctaataaagatttctaacatgcaaatttattttacaattaccaagtattaaattaaatttattttacatgccaatattagtttaatttacaaacaagattaattttaatttacaaagtatttatttaaattaattacatgcaaaagtcagttaaattaaaaacaaagttaattttaatttaccaaataaaagttctattattactacagtttcatgccaatggttattcaagaAGTCTTAGAGCTACTtaactgttggtaaatgcagttgccattggggcaagctacccttaaaaaagggtcttctcttctagtatggcaatgatatccctggcttactcccgtttagctccatataagctccacgcaaatgccctctttggtacttaccttagggctacttaccaattttgtttgtaataaaaaaataaagaaactaaagaaaataaaagaaataaaaaaaatattaataacaatttacattggattctaactctagtctcctaaagggttaagattcctaattaattacaactacctaatggtctaagtcttctaacatgatctaaacactttataacacttcttgaattaaaagaatacagaaaatagatcaaatatcaattaaaacctaagaaaatacaagaacatgcataaatatacaatttttaaattctggcagattaacagtagcaagaaattcgattttttaaaaatagttaaacatgcctaaaaatcataaaaaaattacagaagatagcctacatatcatacaatgacataaaatttataaatcaaacaaaaccctagctgaatgatctacataaatcgtaactcttctaagtgacagaatcgtactacttttttgtaaaattcataactcattaaccacaaaagatatgaatgcaaaaccaattggaaaagattcataagattctgaagttaattttagacactagatttgcacaaaaatattaaggaacaagggagatatgggctccacaagtcggatatcttgcaaatcagattttacaggaaccctaacttcaaacagccataacttacaaaatattaaagcttttttagtgattcttgagcctaaaattaatggaatttcgtgtagaatatgaatataatttttaaaaattttttacagatttagaaaataaagaaaaataataaaaatacgagagacagaaactaaacatgtgcagagttgtgtatcccctcaaattaaacatgattacatgatctatatgaacatataaaataaattgaagacaaatagcatagaattaaaatattgtgtggcatagatcttgaaaagaaaacaataaaaactgaccttccagaaatcttgtatgaaaatcttcttgaagaaaaaaaataataaggaagaactcaaagagtcttaaatatctctaaatttcttataactctgaattttctctatctctctcctcccatcatccccttcttctcttctctagtagggtatttatagggttttgggaaagaggtgtgatagggtttggagtcttaggatgataaagtttagatgacttgaacaactacaattgcagaattcgaataagactgtgatatgggtgaggtgtttcaaccaataggaagacagaaaaaaaatggaaggcaccaatagggaatgaggaagaggtgtggtaggatttggagtcttaggatgataaagtttagatgacttaaacaactacaattgcaaaattcgaataagactgggatatgggtgaggtgtttcaaccaataggaagacaggaaaaaatggaaggcaccaatagggagtgaggaagagagtggggccaaggaggagagagatattttgttattttaatttttagaaaataattaaatgggtcccatttaaaatttctaactaggctttcttaggcccatggagcccaattaaacttaattagatccatttaaaaaactacccatattaaatttaaacaaaataaaattttatttaaatttaattaaattaatttttccaaaactttattattatttttattttttcaagatcatgccacgaaattaataattcagctccatgcctccaattacatcttacagtcatatataatttttcatcatcgggtttcccacggcctcaatgcacatactcattacaaaataagggtttacagtttgccccccactttggcgaaagttgaaatcaatgcgaaagcattgctcaagtttcgtcaaagtgaaactcaaatttctaataactatgaaacattggctatgaggatcaagtatatcttgctcggtcgatatactctatgttatgagactagctacggtctcataacagtaataactgtgtcatgtgaaaaatgagtgtatcttgctctgtcgatacactctgcgtcatgagactagctacggtctcataacagtgataactgtgtcatgtgaaaaatgagtgtatcttgctctgtcgatacactctgcgtcatgagactagctacggtctcataacagtgataact contains:
- the LOC131180962 gene encoding probable CDP-diacylglycerol--inositol 3-phosphatidyltransferase 2 isoform X2, with amino-acid sequence MAYYGNRMFMAYCCAACEVLYIILFLIAEKEIENLMDVFIKSMKECSLISFLLGLSLFGWAIKQIVNIIQVKTAADICVLYDIDKKEKA
- the LOC131180962 gene encoding probable CDP-diacylglycerol--inositol 3-phosphatidyltransferase 2 isoform X1 codes for the protein MAYYGNRMFMAYCCAACEVLYIILFLIAEKEIENLMDVFIKSMKECSLISFLLGLSLFGWAIKQIVNIIQVATNTFYHSLVTCVNISFRQLKDFFTLIDI